From the genome of Pseudomonas putida:
CGGCGCTGGAAATTGCAAGAGCAAAACCATGTCTAAAAGGCAGATTCAAATAATACTTAAAACCCCCTCACCGCAGCATCCCCTTAGATAACAGGACGAAGTAGTTCACCCTACTTGTAACCCCCAAGTTTGCTGCCTTTGTAACTTCTTACACTTGCAATAAGTCGTTTTGCCTATTCCTAACTTTTCCCATGGCTTAGTTCGGGCATCACTATTCTTCTGTTCACTCGCTCCACGCTGCCTGCGCACCCATATTTTCCTTTCTTTTCCTCGGCGTGCTCTTTCCACTGGATCAATGATAGTAATCATGTGTTGTTGTTCCTCCGGCGTGATATTGAAAGCACGTATCAGCGTTGAATTACGGGGAGTGTAGAGTGGCTTATAGCTTTCCCCATTAAACTCGACCTTCTCACCTCTGCAATGCTGACAGACCTTCTCAAACACGGTTCCAAGCGCCGCTTCTTCCCAATCACCATTGGGGAAGGACCTCTCTGCTACGGCTTTGGCCTCAACCCAAAAGTTCATACTGTTGACCTGGAAGCTCATACCCATGAAATTGAGTGACCAGAACAGGAACAGCATGCGCTGTCCTTCCTGAACGCCACCACGGAGGCTCGCCAAGGTGCGAAGGTCTGTAAACGATCCATGAACCCCACCTACCGCAAGGTGGAAGCCAAGGTTACCGTGGCATCTCTGGCGAACAGTTCCATGGCAGCAGCGCTTCGTAGTCTGCTACTGACGACGCATGCGGCAGTCGCTCAAGTACGTGGCGCAGCCACGTATAGGACTCTTGGCCGTTGATCTTGGCGGTTTCGACCAAGCTGTAGATCTGCGCGCTGGCCGTGGCTCCCTTGGGCGTGTCACTGAACAGCCAAGCCTTGCGCCCGATCACAAACGGCTTTATGGCCCGCTCTGCCAGGTTGTTGTCGATCGGCAGGTGGCCCGCCTCGACGTAGCGTTCCAGGCGGTTCCAATTGTTTGCCAGATAATGCAACGCCTTGCCCAGTACGCTTTGCGATGTCACTTGCGAGTGCGTCTTGTCGAGCCAACTTTTCAACTGCTCAAGGATCGGCAGGCTTCGTTCCTGACGACCGATAAATCGATGTTCATCGCTGGCATCCTTGAGGTCGCGTTCGATGCCATACAGTTTGTTGATCATCGTCAGCTCAACATCGGCGCGACCGGTCTTGCCCTTGGGCTGCACCTTCTGCGCTTCGACGAATTTACGCCGGGCATGCGCCATGCACGCCAGTCGTTCAACACCCGGCTGTAGCGCCAACGCGTTGTAGCCAGCGTAATCATCGGTCATCACGTAGCCGCGATAGCCCTCCAGCAGGCGCAGCGACACCTCCTGCGCGCGACTGGTGGTGTAATCGAACAGCACGACTTGTCGATCAGGCGGGCCACTGGCCTGCACCCACATCCAGGATTGACTGGTCGGATCACGACCCGGCTCTTTGAGCACCTGCACTCTAGTTTCGTCGCAATGGATCACCGGGCTTTCCAGCAAGCGGTCACGCATCAGGTTCAGCAATGGCTGAACGTGTTCGCTGCACTGGATGACCCAGCGGGCCAGGGTTTGCCGGGGAATCTCGATACCATGTCGGCTCAGCACCGTCTCGAAGCGGTGCAACGGTAGGCCATCGACGTACTTGGTGGTCAGCAACATGGCCAGCACGCTGGGACTGGCCATGCTCTTTTCGATCAATTGCGCCGGCTTGCCAGCGGTGACCGGCGCAGTTTCGCAACCACGGCAGCCATAGACTTTGCGTACGTGTTTGAGCACACGGATCTGCATCGGCACGATGTCGAGCTGTTCGCTGGTTTGCTCGCCAATCACGTGTTTGCGGCAACCACAGGCGCAAGTCAGTTCGTGATCGGGCAAGTCATGAATGACTTCAATACGTGGTAGGTCAGCCGACAGGGGTTTGCGTTTGCCACGCGGCTCGGTCGGGGCAACAACGTCTTCGTCAGCATCATCAGCGGCAGGTACCCACTGGCTTTCAGGTTCGTTAAACAACGCCAGTTGGGGTGTGTTGGACTCGACGGTTTGCTCGACTTGCGATTGAACAGTCGGTCGCGCAGCAGCTTGACCTGTTCTTTAAGATCGACGATCTGGCCTTTATCGACCGTGCGCTCGGCCAACAACTGCGCAAGCAGTTGTTTGAGCGCGGCAGGGTCGTCAGGAAGGTCATCGGGCACTGAAATCATGGCCCGGATTATACCGGCTCAAGCGACGAAACGGGGTGTCAAAACCTGATGCGGACGGTTGCGCCAGAGATCGAAACCGTCGAGTAGCCAATTCAGTTCCTGGACGGTCAGAATGATAGCTTCGTCGGTGGCGTCGGGGGAGGTTTTGAAACGCTCGGCTTCGAGGCGCTTGAGCCAAAGGCAGAAGCCGTTGCGCTCCCAGTACAACACCTTAATGCGGTTGCGGGCTTTATTGAGGAAGACGAAAAGTACCGGGTCGAACACGGCGACTTTGATATCCAGTTCGACCAGGGCAGTGAGCCCGTCGATGGACTTTCGAAAGTCCACGGACTTGGGATAGAGGTAGACTTTTTCGACTTTGCTGTCGGGACGCATCATGGTGGGCTGGCTCCAGAAAGAAATCGGGAGCGCAGCATCGTGAATCAGGTGGACGCTTGGAATGTGGGGATGATGGATCCCTTACATTTGTCCAGCGCCTCGGACTTGTCCGAGGCTTTGGTTTTTAGCCGGATTTGTCCGGCTGGCCCTGACTTGTTAGGGCCAACATTTGGCGCTGGATTTGTCCAGCGCCGTCACGCATAGCGTGATGGTTGAAAATGCTCATATAGCCCCTATGCAACCCCACAGAGATATGGCATAAGGCGGAAATAGGGAATCATGGGTGGTGCGGTGCGCATGAAAAAGCTCGAAAAAAGCACTCTGTGCTATTTAGCTGGATGCCTGACAGTTGGAGTGCTGTTCTCATTTGGAGTGACACAGCTTTTATGGTTGGCTAGTGCAGATAACAGGATAGAGTCCCACGCTAAGGTTATTCTCAATCATGCCGAAATGGTCGCAGGAAACCTTACAGCTGCACTTGATGAGCTAAACAATACCTCTGACGAGTCTTGCGGGCTAACTGACCTAGACACGTTAAAACGAGTTTTATATGAATATCGCTTTGTAAAAGATGCAGGGCGAATAAAAAACAACACTATTACTTGCTCCGCTATGTGGGGCGTAATCCCTGCTTTCAGGTTGGCTGGTGAGGGTAGACTTACGAAAAACAATGTTAGGCTGTGGAGTGCAGCTTCAAGCTATTTTCCCGGCGCAATAAAAATTGATGTTTCAGCAAAAGAAAACTCATTTGTGGTTACGTCACCCACCGCATTTGCACCTTTTGAATCACCGCCAGCAGAATTAAATGCATTTATTGTCTCTCGTGACGGCAAAACCATCATGCGCACGTTCGGCGATTTTCAGCAAGGAAATATCCTAAGCAGCGCATCTGCAAGAGTGTGCTCTGAAAAATACGACATTTGTGTTAGCTCGAACATTCAAGCAAATATTTTCAAGGCCAGCAAACCTACTCTTTTCCTGTTTGTCGCATTAACTGGCTGTTCTTTGGGCTTGTTGGCTTTCTATGCTGCCCACCAATATCGTAGAGTTAGAAACTCACTTTCATATCGTTTAAAATACGCTATTAGAAATGGGCTAATATCAACTACATATCAGCCAATTGTTCATGGCAAGACCGGCAAGGTTTCCGGGTTCGAAGTTTTGGCGCGCTGGCACGATAAGAAATTCGGATCAGTCCCTCCAAATGTCTTCATCCAAAAAGCGGAAACTCTTGGTTTGCAAGAGAAGCTGAACAAGCTGATTGTTAATAGGGCTTTGGAAGAGTGTTCGAGAGGCCTGGCTTGCCATCCGGGAGTATATTTGAGTTTTAACATTGAAACCAAGGACCTGCTGGATGGCGGTCTAATTCGACACATATCAGATACAGCAAGAAGTCACGGCGTATCAGCTAGCCAGATTGCAATTGAAATTCTTGAAGGGGCAACGGCTGAAATTAGCCAGGTCGAACAAAAAATTGAGTCCATTCGAGCTTCTGGTTATAAAGTATTAATTGACGATTTCGGCTCAGGATATTCAAGTCTATCCTATCTGGCCGGGCTCAATGTTGATATTATAAAAATTGACAAGTCGTTCTCAAAAGCTGCTGGAACAGACTCTCCGGCAGCAGTAGTGCTGCAAAAGATTCATGAAATAGCAAAAGCTTTAAACGCAAAAATAATTTTTGAGGGCGTGGAGACGGAAGCTCAGAAAAAAGCAATTCTTGATTTCTGTCCTGATGCACTTGTTCAAGGATGGCTATTCAGCAAGGCATTGCCAATTAGCGAACTTACTGAAAAAGTCAGATCGCAAAGAGCTAGGGGTGAAGCGATGAATTTTGCACATGAATAAATTTTATATTAGCCCTAAAAGGTGCCAAATCTTTGATTGGGTGCGTTTTAGGGCTGGTAGCGATTTAGAGATGGGGCTTCTTTTCGGCAGTGTATCCATTCGGGGTGAAACTGATGCGGTCAATGTGCTCATCAGCCAAGTGAACATCCATGATGAAATGTTTTTCTTAATAGGCGTTATAGTAATTCTTACGTTTTGACCGATTAGGAAATTATTTACTCGCATTCGCCCATGCTCGTTCAAAAGGAACTTGTAAATTCCCATAACGTTAAGCATGGATTTACTGGCCAGATGCAGCGAACTAATTCTTAGGCTAATCTCATTATGCTTTGCTTTAAGCTGATCCAAGTCGTGAGCTACTTCCTCAATTTTGCTTAGAATGTATTTTTTGGCCGTTTCCGAGGCATTAGTAAGAATGTCGAAATTGCTTGCTAACGATTTTTCCTGTTGAAGAATTTTTCCAGCTAGCTCTTGCTTTTCATTTTCCAGCGACTTAATATCCTTAGACTTTGGTATTATTCTGTGAAATGGGATAAGGGATTGGTAGGCAAGGAATATTTCCTCTATTCGTGCATATCTATATCTGACGCCTTTTCATGGTGATGCATACGTGCAGCGCCCAGCCAATGAGGCCGAGCACACCAAGTCAACATACTCTCTTTTTTGTGCGTGGTAACGGAAGCCCGAGCCACAGGCACAAAAAACAATCCCTCGTAAGATGTTTTTGAATTCTGCGACCTTTCGCCCTGCAAGTTTTGGGTCTTGTCGCTCACTCAATTTTGCGCCGACTCTATAAAACTCTGACTCTGAAATTACTGCCGGATAATAGCCTTTAATCTCTTTTTTGACCTGAATCGGCTTACCTGATTCGTCCCACTCCATAGCGATAAAAGACCCGTAAATTGCGGGCTGTCGAAGAACCTTCCCAACAATGCTTTCAGTATATTTCTTGGGGAAGTTCATCTTGTTTAATTCTTGGGCAGTTGCTCTTGCACCCATTTCAAAACAGAGTTCTGCGCACGTTTCACGGCTTCTGCATGTTCGTTAAGGATGAATCCCTCATCAACATAGCTGATTCAGAAAGGGGTCGCACTGCAACTGAACATGCGTCCGCGTAAGCGCTTCGACTTCAAATGCCCAATCGAAGTTATGGGCGAGGTGATGCAGAAGGCCATGGTTATGCGGCATGATGCTCCAGCTTCAATTCAATGACCGTGTTGCACTCAGCTTCTGCAACCGCCATTTGATCAATTGGATGCCAGCAGCCACGGCTGCGTGTGGCTGCTGGCATTTGTTGCTCTAGCCTTTCGGAGCAGTGGTTTTTCCGTCTACCAGGCGCCAGATATTCAAAGGGTTGTTTTGCTTCAATGCCTCAGGGAGGAGGACATTTGGCAAATTTTGATAGCAAACAGGACGAAGGAAGCGGTCGATTGCAGTCGAACCAACCGACGTTGTGCGGCTGTCAGAGGTAGCAGGGAAAGCACCGCCGTGTACCATGGAGTCACATACCTCCACGCCAGTTGGGAAGCCGTTGACCAATACGCGGCCAGCCTTCTTCTCCATGGCTTGCACCAACCCTTGAGCAATCGCCAAGTCCTCATCTTCAAGATGAAGTGTCGCCGTCAGCTGACCCTCGATGGATTTGGCGAACGCGAGCATTTCGTTGACGTTCTGGCAACGGATGACGATAGCTGCCGGGCCAAACACCTCCTCCAAGAGCTGTGCATTGGCTGCCACGCTTTCGAAGGTCGTTTGATAGAGATGCCCCTGTGCCTGTGTGGCTCCAAGATCAGGCTGGCCTGAAGCAACGGCCTGAACGCAGGACTGACTGGTGATGCGATCAATCCCTTGCGAATAGGCAGAATGAATGCCAGGAGTCAGCATGGTTTGCGCAGCCTTGTCGCCCAGATGAGCTCCGGCCTTGTCCAGGAAGGCTTCCAGGTCAGGGCCATCGACTGCAAGCACGATGCCTGGGTTGGTGCAGAACTGGCCTGCGCCCATTACCAGAGCGTCGATGAAGCCGGTGGCGATGGACTCTGCCCGAGCAGACAGTGCACCTGGCAGGAGGAATACCGGGTTGATGCTGCTCATTTCGGCGTAGACGGGGATGGGTTCAGGCCGCGCTGCCGCTGCCCGCATCAATGCCAGGCCACCGCTACGTGATCCGGTGAAACCTACGGCTTTGATAGCCGGGTGCGATACCAACTGCTGTCCTACATCGTTGCCATCACCGACAATCAGCGAGAACGTTCCCTCAGGCAATTCAAGGCGCTTCGAAGCTTCCTGGATCACTCGCCCTACGAGCTCGGAGGTTCCCAGGTGAGCGCGGTGTGCTTTCACGACAACAGGGCAACCTGCGGCCAGTGCGGAAGCGGTATCGCCACCTGCGACAGAGAAAGCGAGCGGGAAATTACTTGCACCGAAGACGGTGACAGGCCCCAGCGCAATTTTGCACATGCGCAGGTCGGGGCGTGGAAGCGGCTGACGATCTGGCAGAGCCGAGTCGAGTGTCGCATCCTGCCAACGGCCTTGGCGAAGAACAGATGCGAAAAGCCGCAGCTGACCGACGGTGCGTCCCCGCTCGCCTTCAAGTCGAGCCATGGGCAGCCCGGTTTCGAGGTGAGCACGCTCAGTCAATGTAGAGCCCAGGCCTACGATCCCTTCCGCAATCTCTTCGAGAAAACGGGCACGCAATTCAGGTGCAGCGGAGCGGAACGAGTCGAACGCCTGTTCGGCCAGCTCGCAGGCCTCGTTAACCAGAGCTGCGCTTGCGCAGTTGAACACAGGGCTTGGAATAGACTGTTGGTTATTAGGATTGATCGCAAGGAGTTCACGGCCTTCGCCGCGCACCGCTTGATAACCGATTAGTTGTTCACCTGTGAGTTGCATATATCTACTCCGAAAACTTGTTACTTGTCAGTGGAAATGGGCTGCTTCAGAAGAAGCACGTAAGCCATTGCTGCCACCGATGCCACGGCAGCACTGATCAAAAATGCGGAAGCGAATGAGCCGGATTGCTGGATGCTGAAGCCAGTGACAATGGGTGCCACCGATCCCGCCAGGTAACCGCCGAAGTTCTGGATAGAGCCGAAGGAAGCAACCCGTCGACTATCCACGACTGTGTTAGCGATCATCCAAGCAGTTGAGCTGGCCATGTTGACGCTGAACAATGCACCGCACAGCAACACCACGCTGAGGATGAAGCCACTGCCGAACGACAGAGGGATGGTGAATGCAGCAGCTGAGAACAGTGCGCAGACAACTACGAACTTCCGGCTACCCAGTACGGTGGCCCCATTCTTCACCAGTCGGTCACAGAAACGGCCAGCGACGATGGTGCCCAAGGCGCCAAATACATAGGCCAAGGAAACGATCCAGGCAGTTTGATACAGGCTGAGACCGTGCTCACGCTCGAAATAACCTGGCAACCAGGTGAGGTGCAGCCATAGCATGTAGATCACGCCCATGAACCCCAGGACTGCACCCCAAGTGCTTTTGTGCTGGAACAGCTCAGCCCACGCGCTCAACTGAGCTTTCACGCTGGGCCTTGCTGTAATTGCTGCCTGCCTCTGTGCTTGCGTAGCCAGTAGACGTTCGCGTTCCTCTGCAGGAAGCTCAGCCAAAAAACGCTCTTTGCTCTTGTAGAAGGCGAACCAGCAGGCAGCGATCAAGATTCCAAAAACGCCGGTGGCAATGAACATGCCACGCCATCCCCAATTGACCATCAGTAGGGTCAAGAGTGGTGGCGCGATGCAAGGCCCTATGCATGTCGACGACAACACGATCCCAGTGGGCGTCCCACGCTTCTCAGCTTCGAACCACTCTGAAAGTGCCTTAGCAGCTGAAGGAAACATTGGTGCTTCACCGATACCCAGCACGATCCGCAAACCGATGAACGCAGAGAATGTGTTGATCAAGCCAGAAGCAGTTTGAGCAACAGACCAGCCAAGAAGCGCTGCGCCCACTGAAATCTTGCTGCCCAGGCGATCAATGATCACACCCAGTGGAAGCTGAGCCAGGGCATATGCCAACGAGAACGCTGACAGGAGGATGCCCATCTGGGAAGGCGTAATCCCCATATCCCGCTGGATAGAGGTGTTTGCAATCGACAGAGCGCTCCGATCCACATAGTTGATGATGCCGATCACCAGCAGCAGGCTGACGGTGATGACCTGGTACTTCTTGAAGGGGTTTGAGCTCGCCACCGTTTCAGGCTTACGGTTGAGCTCCGCTTCCGCATATTTGGTGTTCATAGGCGTTCACTTTCTTGTTATTGGATGAGGGCAGGATTTCGAGGCTTACATGGAGGCCTCGAGAATCCACTGGTAATCCTCTGCAGAAGCTTCACGCGGGTTTGTGCGATGGCTGTGATCTGCGAGAGCGCCTTTGATGATTTTGGGGAACATGTCTTCAGTGACTTCCAGCTCCCGCAGGCCGGTTGGCAGGCCGAGTGCTCGGGTCATGTCCCGGATCGCATCTTCGATTTGGCTTTCGTCAGCCAACCCCATCGCTTGAGCAATACGCGCTGTCTTGTGCTCGTTGACCATGGTCGCTGCCTTGCGGTTGAACTGGATCACAGCCGGCAGGAAGATTGCGTTGAGAGTGCCGTGGTGCAGGCGAGGATTGATGCCGCCCAGCGAGTGGCTCAGGCTATGAACGCAACCCAGACCTTTCTGGAACGCGAGAGCGCCTTGCAGGGAAGCACTCATCATGTTGGTGCGACCTTCCAGATTTTTCGGATCTTGGGTAGCGGTTTCGATGAAGCGCCAGGCACGCCACAGGCCGTCCAATGCAATACCGTCCGCAGGTGGGTTGAACGACGGAGCCATGAAGGTTTCGAGGCAGTGGGCAATCGCATCCATCCCGGTAGCAGCAGTCAAAACTGCAGGCAGGCCAAGAGTCAGTTCCGGGTCACAGATTGCAGATTTTGGAACAACGTGGGGGGAGATCACGCCAACCTTACGGCCATCGTCCAAGATGAGAATGGCGCCACGACCAACTTCGCTGCCGGTGCCGGCAGTGGTCGGCACTGCGATCACAGGGGCCGTTGCTGGAGTGATGCGAGCCAGACCACCTTCGATGACAGCGAAGCTTTTCAGCGGGCCTTCGTGCTTGGCGCATACGGCTACACCTTTGGCAAGGTCAATAGCGGAACCGCCGCCGATGGCGATGATGCCGTCGCAACCGCATTCCTTGAACATGGCCACTGCTTCACGAACAGCATTTTCGTTTGGGTTGGGTGGCGTGCCGTCATAGATCGGCAGCTGAACAGTGGAGTCGGTGAATTTGCTCAGAGCTACATCGACGATACCTGCCGCACGGACACCACGGTCAGTGACGATCAAAGGGCGGGTAATACCAATGCGCTGACACTCTGCAGGCAGGAGCGAAATAGCTCCGACTTCAAACTGGATCTGGGTGATGTAATTGATCAGGGACATGGAGTCTCCTCGAGCCTACTGGCTTTGTTATTTTGGGCCGATCTCAGGCCAATCCGCCGCACCGAGTGCGACATCGTGCCGCGCCAGTATAGAAATCTGAATTCAGCCGTGGTATTGAGAACAATCCATACAGGTATAACTAGGATTCATACCAAATGACCCCGTCCCTCAACTCGATCATGTCCAGGCTCCACGCTAGACACCTGCGATTGCTCATCGAGCTGGACGAGCACCGCTCTCTTCTCGGAGCCGCAAATAGCGTGGGGCTGACACAACCTGGGGCAAGCAAGGCCCTTCAGGAGATCGAGACGACTTTTGGTACGACGCTTTTTAATCGCAACAACCGTGGGCTTGAACCAACGGCTGCCGGCTATTGCGCCATCAGGTACGCCAGGGTGGTGCAGACTGATATCTCGAACCTGCGGCACGATTTGGATGCGATCCTGAGAGGGGTCGGGGGACGCCTTGCGGTGGGGGCGATCATGGGGGCAGTGCCGCTGTTGATGAAGGCGGTCTCCCAGCTGACTGCTATACAGCCGGAAATGTCATTCGAGATCATTGAGGACACCAGCCAATCGCTCTTAACCCAGATCGAGAGCGGGCGTCTGGACATGGCCCTGTGTCGGACGAGTGTGAGCAGTTCGCCGCATCTTTTCTCGAGTGCGTTTGTTCAGGACGAGACTCTGGCGGTCATCGCCAACATCGACCACCCCCTCCAGGCCGCTGGAGCACTTCGCTTGGAGGAGTTGGCTGAAAGTCGGTGGATCGTCTACCGGGCCAACATGCCTATGCGGGTGCAGCTTGAGCGAGAGTTCCATGATGCGGGCATCCGCTTCCCTCTGCACCTGGTGGAGACCACGTCGATTCTGGCAACGCTGTCAC
Proteins encoded in this window:
- a CDS encoding iron-containing alcohol dehydrogenase, whose protein sequence is MSLINYITQIQFEVGAISLLPAECQRIGITRPLIVTDRGVRAAGIVDVALSKFTDSTVQLPIYDGTPPNPNENAVREAVAMFKECGCDGIIAIGGGSAIDLAKGVAVCAKHEGPLKSFAVIEGGLARITPATAPVIAVPTTAGTGSEVGRGAILILDDGRKVGVISPHVVPKSAICDPELTLGLPAVLTAATGMDAIAHCLETFMAPSFNPPADGIALDGLWRAWRFIETATQDPKNLEGRTNMMSASLQGALAFQKGLGCVHSLSHSLGGINPRLHHGTLNAIFLPAVIQFNRKAATMVNEHKTARIAQAMGLADESQIEDAIRDMTRALGLPTGLRELEVTEDMFPKIIKGALADHSHRTNPREASAEDYQWILEASM
- a CDS encoding MFS transporter, which codes for MNTKYAEAELNRKPETVASSNPFKKYQVITVSLLLVIGIINYVDRSALSIANTSIQRDMGITPSQMGILLSAFSLAYALAQLPLGVIIDRLGSKISVGAALLGWSVAQTASGLINTFSAFIGLRIVLGIGEAPMFPSAAKALSEWFEAEKRGTPTGIVLSSTCIGPCIAPPLLTLLMVNWGWRGMFIATGVFGILIAACWFAFYKSKERFLAELPAEERERLLATQAQRQAAITARPSVKAQLSAWAELFQHKSTWGAVLGFMGVIYMLWLHLTWLPGYFEREHGLSLYQTAWIVSLAYVFGALGTIVAGRFCDRLVKNGATVLGSRKFVVVCALFSAAAFTIPLSFGSGFILSVVLLCGALFSVNMASSTAWMIANTVVDSRRVASFGSIQNFGGYLAGSVAPIVTGFSIQQSGSFASAFLISAAVASVAAMAYVLLLKQPISTDK
- a CDS encoding aldehyde dehydrogenase (NADP(+)), which codes for MQLTGEQLIGYQAVRGEGRELLAINPNNQQSIPSPVFNCASAALVNEACELAEQAFDSFRSAAPELRARFLEEIAEGIVGLGSTLTERAHLETGLPMARLEGERGRTVGQLRLFASVLRQGRWQDATLDSALPDRQPLPRPDLRMCKIALGPVTVFGASNFPLAFSVAGGDTASALAAGCPVVVKAHRAHLGTSELVGRVIQEASKRLELPEGTFSLIVGDGNDVGQQLVSHPAIKAVGFTGSRSGGLALMRAAAARPEPIPVYAEMSSINPVFLLPGALSARAESIATGFIDALVMGAGQFCTNPGIVLAVDGPDLEAFLDKAGAHLGDKAAQTMLTPGIHSAYSQGIDRITSQSCVQAVASGQPDLGATQAQGHLYQTTFESVAANAQLLEEVFGPAAIVIRCQNVNEMLAFAKSIEGQLTATLHLEDEDLAIAQGLVQAMEKKAGRVLVNGFPTGVEVCDSMVHGGAFPATSDSRTTSVGSTAIDRFLRPVCYQNLPNVLLPEALKQNNPLNIWRLVDGKTTAPKG
- a CDS encoding LysR family transcriptional regulator encodes the protein MTPSLNSIMSRLHARHLRLLIELDEHRSLLGAANSVGLTQPGASKALQEIETTFGTTLFNRNNRGLEPTAAGYCAIRYARVVQTDISNLRHDLDAILRGVGGRLAVGAIMGAVPLLMKAVSQLTAIQPEMSFEIIEDTSQSLLTQIESGRLDMALCRTSVSSSPHLFSSAFVQDETLAVIANIDHPLQAAGALRLEELAESRWIVYRANMPMRVQLEREFHDAGIRFPLHLVETTSILATLSLLQNQPEFVALVSIDVAKQCVQHNRVCILPLAIKSVSDPYELVTRRGSQATPAMEQLRGLLIQVELDDAGRPKALQSEGGRALRPNHNPH
- a CDS encoding recombinase family protein → MGARATAQELNKMNFPKKYTESIVGKVLRQPAIYGSFIAMEWDESGKPIQVKKEIKGYYPAVISESEFYRVGAKLSERQDPKLAGRKVAEFKNILRGIVFCACGSGFRYHAQKREYVDLVCSASLAGRCTYASP
- the tnpB gene encoding IS66 family insertion sequence element accessory protein TnpB (TnpB, as the term is used for proteins encoded by IS66 family insertion elements, is considered an accessory protein, since TnpC, encoded by a neighboring gene, is a DDE family transposase.), with the translated sequence MMRPDSKVEKVYLYPKSVDFRKSIDGLTALVELDIKVAVFDPVLFVFLNKARNRIKVLYWERNGFCLWLKRLEAERFKTSPDATDEAIILTVQELNWLLDGFDLWRNRPHQVLTPRFVA
- a CDS encoding EAL domain-containing protein; protein product: MKKLEKSTLCYLAGCLTVGVLFSFGVTQLLWLASADNRIESHAKVILNHAEMVAGNLTAALDELNNTSDESCGLTDLDTLKRVLYEYRFVKDAGRIKNNTITCSAMWGVIPAFRLAGEGRLTKNNVRLWSAASSYFPGAIKIDVSAKENSFVVTSPTAFAPFESPPAELNAFIVSRDGKTIMRTFGDFQQGNILSSASARVCSEKYDICVSSNIQANIFKASKPTLFLFVALTGCSLGLLAFYAAHQYRRVRNSLSYRLKYAIRNGLISTTYQPIVHGKTGKVSGFEVLARWHDKKFGSVPPNVFIQKAETLGLQEKLNKLIVNRALEECSRGLACHPGVYLSFNIETKDLLDGGLIRHISDTARSHGVSASQIAIEILEGATAEISQVEQKIESIRASGYKVLIDDFGSGYSSLSYLAGLNVDIIKIDKSFSKAAGTDSPAAVVLQKIHEIAKALNAKIIFEGVETEAQKKAILDFCPDALVQGWLFSKALPISELTEKVRSQRARGEAMNFAHE